Proteins encoded together in one Tripterygium wilfordii isolate XIE 37 chromosome 14, ASM1340144v1, whole genome shotgun sequence window:
- the LOC120014243 gene encoding zinc finger protein 10-like has protein sequence MDSEKYRSSSEPSSEENEEIKDEKVSKKRSYECTFCKRGFTNAQALGGHMNIHRKDRAKAKQTNNNNSSNFDEDQYLYPTNSRSVTRESSCPNTYYPIFEAQRNYNMCFQLPPATVVSDVSRNNYPYGCFHPQDQHNLSGGGQEQLWGANLSLRVGSGNVEGLVKDDELDLELRLGNDR, from the coding sequence ATGGATTCTGAAAAATACAGAAGCAGTTCAGAGCCTTCGAgcgaagaaaatgaagaaatcaaAGACGAGAAGGTGTCGAAAAAGCGATCCTATGAGTGCACCTTCTGCAAGAGAGGCTTCACAAATGCTCAAGCCTTAGGTGGTCACATGAACATACATCGCAAAGATCGAGCCAAGGCAAAGcaaaccaacaacaacaactctTCCAACTTCGACGAGGATCAATACTTGTATCCTACCAATTCTCGGTCGGTCACAAGAGAATCTTCGTGTCCAAACACATACTATCCGATATTCGAGGCTCAAAGGAATTACAACATGTGTTTCCAGTTGCCACCGGCGACCGTGGTATCCGATGTTTCAAGAAATAATTACCCTTATGGTTGTTTTCATCCGCAAGATCAGCATAATTTGAGTGGTGGTGGTCAAGAGCAGCTTTGGGGAGCGAATTTGAGCTTGCGAGTCGGATCCGGAAATGTAGAGGGTCTTGTCAAGGATGATGAATTGGATTTGGAGCTTCGACTTGGTAATGATCGATAG
- the LOC120014244 gene encoding transcriptional regulator SUPERMAN-like, whose product MEGLSETEKEKNKMENFFLKDHGIVGSSRSSRRCINRDCNHNYYNNSMVKDSWYGEDNYLSGFSWPPRAYTCSFCKREFRSAQALGGHMNVHRRDRARLRQSPPTPRDHVVGHGHSHGHCSKFLNLNLSPKFANPNFTSSSSSSTSLVSTTTFSCTLPSLVSPSSTSLGEKKIWDNHDHLSPRSADLGRKMKSIATTYFGDDQEFEGFVSRDGCKLFKKAEIVRLDLEIGLISDSKEDLDLELRLGY is encoded by the exons ATGGAAG GTTTGAGTGAaacagaaaaggagaaaaacaaaatggagaatttttttttgaaagatcaTGGTATTGTTGGTAGTAGTCGTAGTAGTCGTAGATGCATTAATAGAGATTGCAACCACAATTACTACAACAACAGCATGGTTAAAGATTCATGGTATGGAGAAGACAATTATCTTTCTGGGTTTTCATGGCCTCCAAGAGCTTACACTTGTAGCTTTTGCAAGAGGGAATTTAGATCTGCTCAAGCACTTGGTGGACACATGAATGTTCATAGGAGAGACCGAGCCAGGCTAAGACAATCACCTCCAACTCCAAGAGATCATGTTGTTGGTCATGGTCATAGTCATGGTCATTGCTCTAAATTTCTAAACCTCAACCTTAGCCCTAAATTTGCTAACCCTAATTtcacttcttcttcctcatcatcaacatcattggTTTCTACTACTACTTTCTCTTGCACGTTGCCCTCTTTGGTTTCTCCTTCTTCTACATCACTTGGTGAGAAGAAGATTTGGGATAACCATGATCATTTGAGCCCGAGAAGCGCTGATTTGGGGAGGAAGATGAAGAGTATTGCAACAACATATTTTGGAGATGACCAAGAATTTGAGGGTTTTGTAAGTAGAGATGGGTGTAAGCTTTTTAAGAAAGCTGAGATTGTTAGATTGGACTTGGAGATTGGTCTAATCAGTGACTCAAAGGAGGATTTGGACTTGGAGCTTCGACTAGGATACTAA